From one Cumulibacter manganitolerans genomic stretch:
- a CDS encoding class I SAM-dependent methyltransferase, protein MADLGCGNGVLAIASARANPDARYLLVDESAAALASARRSWTENLGQRAAAFTLGDGLADAAAGSLDVVLCNPPFHAGTTVDEWVGVRLLEQARRALRPGGALYVVANRHLRHHRYLREAFDAVEVLGADARFSALRAVR, encoded by the coding sequence GTGGCGGACCTGGGCTGCGGCAACGGCGTCCTGGCGATCGCGTCGGCGCGGGCGAACCCCGACGCGCGCTACCTGCTGGTCGACGAGTCGGCCGCCGCGCTCGCCAGCGCGCGGCGCTCGTGGACGGAGAACCTCGGGCAGCGCGCGGCCGCCTTCACGCTGGGCGACGGCCTCGCGGACGCCGCGGCGGGCAGCCTGGACGTCGTGCTGTGCAACCCGCCGTTCCATGCCGGGACGACGGTCGACGAGTGGGTCGGCGTCCGGCTGCTCGAGCAGGCGCGGCGCGCGCTGCGGCCCGGCGGGGCGCTGTACGTGGTGGCCAACCGGCACCTGCGCCACCACCGCTACCTGCGCGAGGCATTCGACGCGGTCGAGGTGCTGGGCGCCGACGCGCGGTTCAGCGCGCTGCGCGCCGTGCGCTGA
- the glmM gene encoding phosphoglucosamine mutase — protein MGRLFGTDGVRGLANGELLTPALALRVGEAAARVLLEDVDGRRPLAVIGRDGRASGEMLEGAVVAGLASAGADVIRVGMLPTPALAFLTSHFRADIGVMLSASHNPMPDNGIKIFARGGHKLPDEVESEIERLVLSDEPWDRPTGADVGRVTDHLEAEGAYADHLLVCTPAPLNGIKVVVDCAHGAASHVAPDVYRRAGAEVVVIGASPDGTNINDGVGSTHLDELRAAVREHGADLGIAHDGDADRCLAVDADGNDVDGDQILAICAIALREAGELRDNTVVATAMSNLGFHHAMREHGITVATTAVGDRYVLEKLRADSLSLGGEQSGHVVFLDSATTGDGLLTALQLMSRMAQTGKSLAELGRVVTRLPQVMINVPVTDRERAASARPVSEAVRRAEVELAGAGRILLRPSGTEQIVRVMVEAPTEDQAQNVAEKVAKVVQTAR, from the coding sequence GACGGGGTGCGTGGCCTGGCCAACGGTGAGCTGCTGACGCCGGCGCTCGCGCTACGGGTGGGGGAGGCCGCCGCGCGGGTCCTGCTCGAGGACGTCGACGGGCGGCGTCCGCTGGCGGTGATCGGCCGCGACGGCCGGGCCAGCGGCGAGATGCTCGAGGGTGCGGTGGTCGCGGGCCTCGCGTCCGCCGGTGCCGACGTGATCCGGGTCGGCATGCTGCCGACCCCCGCGCTGGCGTTCCTGACCTCGCACTTCCGCGCCGACATCGGCGTGATGCTGTCGGCCAGCCACAACCCGATGCCGGACAACGGGATCAAGATCTTCGCCCGGGGCGGCCACAAGCTGCCCGACGAGGTGGAGAGCGAGATCGAGCGGCTCGTGCTGAGCGACGAGCCGTGGGACCGCCCCACCGGCGCGGACGTCGGGCGGGTCACCGATCACCTCGAGGCCGAGGGCGCGTACGCCGACCACCTGCTGGTCTGCACGCCGGCCCCGCTGAACGGGATCAAGGTGGTCGTCGACTGCGCGCACGGCGCGGCCTCGCACGTCGCGCCGGACGTCTACCGGCGGGCCGGCGCGGAGGTCGTCGTGATCGGCGCGTCCCCCGACGGGACCAACATCAACGACGGCGTCGGCTCGACGCACCTCGACGAGCTGCGCGCCGCCGTCCGCGAGCACGGCGCCGACCTCGGCATCGCGCACGACGGGGACGCCGACCGGTGCCTGGCCGTCGACGCCGACGGCAACGACGTCGACGGCGACCAGATCCTGGCGATCTGCGCGATCGCGCTGCGCGAGGCCGGCGAGCTGCGCGACAACACCGTCGTGGCGACCGCCATGAGCAACCTCGGCTTCCACCACGCGATGCGCGAGCACGGCATCACCGTCGCGACGACGGCCGTCGGCGACCGCTACGTGCTGGAGAAGCTGCGGGCCGACTCGCTGTCCCTCGGCGGCGAGCAGTCCGGGCACGTGGTGTTCCTCGACTCCGCGACCACCGGCGACGGCCTGCTCACCGCTCTGCAGCTGATGTCGCGGATGGCGCAGACCGGCAAGTCGCTCGCCGAGCTGGGCCGTGTCGTCACCCGGCTGCCGCAGGTGATGATCAACGTCCCGGTCACCGACCGCGAGCGCGCGGCGTCCGCCCGTCCGGTGTCGGAGGCGGTGCGGCGCGCCGAGGTCGAGCTCGCCGGCGCCGGCCGCATCCTGCTGCGCCCCAGCGGCACCGAGCAGATCGTGCGGGTGATGGTCGAGGCGCCCACCGAGGACCAGGCGCAGAACGTCGCCGAGAAGGTCGCGAAGGTCGTGCAGACCGCCCGCTGA